Genomic DNA from Niabella ginsenosidivorans:
TAGGTACACAGGCGCAGATCGACCTATCGGGATTTAAACAAAGTACAGGTGTGAAAGCAACGGTTGCCGGCCGGCTGCTGCTTATTTCCTGGCCGGCTGGAAAGGGCCTGCAGGGAACTGTTGTTTTTGATCTGCAAAAGAATGCTCCCCTGTTTAGGAGTATCGGAATCGGTCTGCAACAAATTGCAGCCGGGCTGGATCCTGCTTTTATTCTTACAGTTGGTAAACGGGATTTGATCTCCCAGAACGGCTGGAATATATTTTTTGATAAAGTCCCCAACAAACCGCATCAGTCCTTTAATGTAGCGTTTAACAAACAACAATGCAGGGTAACCACGGAGGGCGCGCATACTGTTGTTGCCATCTCCGGCCTGGAAGCCGGGGGCTTCACCGGCGAACTGGAGATCACATTTTATAACGGATCTCCTTTGTTAAATATTGCTGCAGTACTAAGCACGCAAAAAGATTCGGTTGCCATCATCTATGATGGTGGGCTGGTGAGCCGGCAGCCCGCCTTCAGACGCCTGGCCTGGTCCGATACAGAAGACGAGTTGCAGACCAGCGCCACCGGAGCACAGGATACCAGCTGCAACAGAATGGTGAAATACCGCTGCATCATTGGCGAGAACTCCGGGGGCAGCCTGGCCCTGTTTCCTGCACCACACCAATATTTTTATCCTTTAGACGAGGCTTTCAACCTGAAATTTGTCTGGACCGGAAACAATTACCGCGGAATGGTTTCCGGCTATGGTATGGGCATCCGGCAGGATCTGGAGGGCGATCACCGGTTCGTTCCCTGGTTTAATGCTCCGCCGGGAACCAAACAGCGCCTGAATTTTTTCTGCCTGCTGGGTACCGGGCAAAGCGCTGCGTTATTAGCGGCTGTTAAGCAATATACACATGACGACAGGTATCCGGCAATTGCGGGGTACAAAACAATGGTCAGTCATTTCCATAATGAATTTTCCAGGGGAATTATTGAGGGGAAACCGGTGCCTGATCATCCTGGTTTTGTAAAAGTGTTCAACCGTACCGGTGTGAACATTGTGCACCTGGCCGAGTTTCACTATAACGCCCATCAAAAAGGGCCGGACGAAAAAAGGCTTGCCGAGCTCCGGGTCTTATTTGATCAGTGCAGGCGGTTGTCGGATAAGAACTTTTTGCTGCTGCCCGGC
This window encodes:
- a CDS encoding CehA/McbA family metallohydrolase domain-containing protein codes for the protein MIIQLKLLLLCLAVTIGTQAQIDLSGFKQSTGVKATVAGRLLLISWPAGKGLQGTVVFDLQKNAPLFRSIGIGLQQIAAGLDPAFILTVGKRDLISQNGWNIFFDKVPNKPHQSFNVAFNKQQCRVTTEGAHTVVAISGLEAGGFTGELEITFYNGSPLLNIAAVLSTQKDSVAIIYDGGLVSRQPAFRRLAWSDTEDELQTSATGAQDTSCNRMVKYRCIIGENSGGSLALFPAPHQYFYPLDEAFNLKFVWTGNNYRGMVSGYGMGIRQDLEGDHRFVPWFNAPPGTKQRLNFFCLLGTGQSAALLAAVKQYTHDDRYPAIAGYKTMVSHFHNEFSRGIIEGKPVPDHPGFVKVFNRTGVNIVHLAEFHYNAHQKGPDEKRLAELRVLFDQCRRLSDKNFLLLPGEEPNEFFGGHWLDLFPRPVYWIMARKPDQPFVTNDPKYGKVYRIADKDDMLQLLEQEKGLAWTAHARTKGSTGFPDQYLNEAFFKSDHFMGAAWKSLPADLSQPRLGKRVLDLLDDLNNMGFHKHVIGEADLFSIEPENEMYAHLNVNYLQIDKLPEFNAGWQEILDVISKGKFFTTTGEILLPAFTINGKGTHELVTNTAGKVSVELTVDWTFPLNFIEIISGDGQKVYRDRINLNDTKAFGKQTFKLNTDLRNRKWARAEVWDVAANGAFTQTIWFK